The following DNA comes from Centroberyx gerrardi isolate f3 chromosome 4, fCenGer3.hap1.cur.20231027, whole genome shotgun sequence.
GGTAGTCATGGAAACAAGGCAGTATCCTCAGCTTCTCCCCATCAGTGTAGTCACAGAAACAGATctgacacctgtcaatcaatcaacagAAGAGATTAAGAGATGATGAGCGAGAAAACATTTATACTCTGATCATTTCTGTGACGAAACCCGAACCCAGAGACTTCCAACAGTAGAACAAGCTTCACCTCctagatcagcaacattacaagcaaccagtagataggaggtcaaaggtcagaggcaACAGCACCCTGACAACAGATGGAACCAGTCGTTCAGTGTCTAAAGCAGATCCTCCTCAGCCGCAGCCTGTTCATATGGAGGAACTTACTGGTTGTTCCCGGCGCTGTGGGCAGACTGGTAGGTTTTGGTGGGAAACCTCTGGATTTCCCTCTTGCTCATCGCCTTCTTGTTCACAACGGCACCTTGACGCTCCTCAAACTCCAGAAGAGCCTGCGAGCCAGAGCAAAGGAATCAGACGTGTTGTATGTACAGTTGTGTGTACAAAGAAGAAAGGCAGGAAACGTCTGAACAGGGTCTGAAATTTCCAAGCGTCAAACACCAGTAAACTTggtctttggtggataaatcaatatTCACACTGACCGCTAACTTTTTGagacaataacatttgtttGGTCTTGATCGTGTATAAGTGAGTAAGCATGTTTTAAACTCTAATCAGCACGTCTCTTAACTGACTGTTTCACACAACACATGATTCTATACACAAAGTAGCATTGAGAACTGGCAGGGTGACATAATTCTATGAAAActgtatattcattattttggcaAAAATTATTCTCAGACACTTGTCCTGAATCCACATGCCAAGTCGGTAGAGTCTCATCCAATCAGACTCACTGCTGATTATCAAAGCAAATGCTGTAATGAAATAGGATTTTCTATataaaatacttaaaatatatattttttttacatttttggcattcattgttaaataggtgtatgttatatggagaattagctaacaaggtgaacatttttcatttcattgtgactaatgggttttcatttcaggcctcaaggAAATAAAACGAACATTTGAAAGACTGTGTAGGCTTTAGATCTCTGACACCCACTGTacgtctctcacacacacacacacacacacacacagcaagaatTTGAAGTCAACTCTCTAGTGGATGTGGATGTGGAATCTCTAGTGGAAGTATCTGACTGGTCTCGCAGCAGGcctcgcccccctccccccccccccctcacctcgtAGTCGTTTCCCTGCAGGTTCTCTGACAGGTCGGGCATGGcgttcctcctcctgccccccccacGTCTTCTGCGACGACCAAACACATCTGGACAAACAGACcaatcacattttacatttcacatttacatttaacacCATCAGGGTCAGACAGATTTATGGGGCCAATATTGtccatttattaaaaataaaatctggtCCAGTCttatatgatggatatgatcgAGTTTGATTGATCACATCATTATTGTAGAATTATTCAATACTagactggttgtctatgggaagcccttaacctgaattgattctaatgtgacctAATTCTGCATGGTTATTATTagtattgctgttgttgtggtTATTATCCTGgggttcagtggagagttttagtgtctcattaTGGTctgcatgctgtttcagaggcttttccaccccgacaagaataaaactgaaaatttcTGAAACTTTCCGGCATGAAAATGATTGGCAGTTTCAATAAACAAATATTGTGTACACCCACTGAACTCTGTTGACCACACAGACTCAAACAGCTGGTATTAAATATTCAGTACGACATGTAAAGTGCAGAAGGGGACGTCGTACCGTCTTCAAACCCAACCAGAGGAGAAAcagcagccagccaatcagGCGCCCAGCTGGGCTCCATGTAGGGATTATACTggagagaacacagagagaaatcaaCAACACAAGTCACTGcagtcaggtgaaaacctcataactccaatttctGTGATTGTTTGAACTTTGGAGATGGGAGATTTTCACTGGACAGCTattaaaactgaactaaaacaaaaacactttccATTCATATGTATGGACTTCTGTAGACCTGCTACTGTGAATATGACGTTTAAATATTTCAATTGTTTCATactttggtattttttcatatatattttctttgcacacaGTCATAAAGATGGAATTCATATTATTTactattttcattcatacatttctactcaACATGTTCTCAACACATTGGAACTTCGGTTGTGTTATGTTCAATATTcctcatttgctctattcttattgatattctatttttctttgctgtatcacATTTGGACTGTGACCCAGTTTGCCCATGGAGATCAATCAAGTTTCATTCATTAAAGCGGCTGTCTCACCctgtgatgatgaagatgatgaagatggtgatgatgaggcTGATGCTGGGGTCTGCTGCGGGACTCTGACTCCTCTCGGTCAAACTGTTCCTGAATCAGCACAGAGCATCATTAACATGTTACCAGTTGATAATGCACTGGGAGTTCAGTGTTAGATGTCACACCTGCTAGTACCAGCTGGCAGTATCCCACCCCTACAGCTGGTACCAGTTGGTCTGGTCCGACCCCTACAGCTGGTACCAGTTGGTCTGGTCCGACCCCTACAGCTGGTACCAGTTGGTTGGTTCCTACCTGCAGACTTCGGGCCATTGCCGCGTCTTCCTCCATCTGTGCTGAGCGAACCACGGCCTCCTCATCGTCACTGATGAAGATCTCCACTGGTGGATCTGCACAACAAACTCCCAGTCAGAGGCAGACGACTTCTAACTCTAACCAGATGTTGGATGTGATTGGGAAGTTTTCATTTGTCTTTAGCTGaaagttggttttttttctattcccaTATTCTCTCCCATTTGCGTATATTAAAGGAACACTTCGCCATTTTTTAACCTTATCTCCATATATCGGTCCTCACTGATACATGCCATGAGATGGCACCATGTCTGTCTGCTCGCTCTGTGTCTCGAAGACGGGCAGTGGGAAGTCCCAAAATTCACCCGATGGCGGAGACGAGAATCCAGGAAGAGAGCAGTTGGAGTTTCTACGAGTTGGAAATCCCCGCCGATGACGTCATCATCGGTGAATTTTGGGACTTCCCACATCCCGTCTCCGAGACACAGAGCGAGTAGACAGACATGGAGCTAGTGAGGACCAATATATGGAGATATGGTTAAAAGATGGCGAAGTGTTCCTTTAAAGATATCTGGATATTTTCAGTTTCTCACTTACACTTAATTTGTTAGTGTATtgtcatattgtacatatttctctctcagttGCACTTCATTTGTCTTCATGTCTCTCATTTATGTTCTACTTCTGTTACTTTGCATAgcctcataatgctgtaattcatTTAGATTTTCATATCTTTCATTCTAACTTTTATTCTGTATCCTGttattattttgctgctgcaatgacccaactTTCTCTGCAGGGCTTATTAGTTTCATCTAATGTTATGGCTATAGCGCTATAACAACATGAGTGACATGAGTGAAAcagcagccagccaatcagcattaaGGAGGCAGTATACTTGCAGCAAAGTCGAACTTGCCCGACATAGAGTTGAAAGCACAGCCGCATACAAATTTGTGTATACCTTCTAGTTCTTTAATTTACACTTGATGCCAGTGGGGGCGCATGAATATTAAAGAGATAACTGTAACGAAGGAAAACAGGAAGAGCGGtgacaaaaaacaacatggaCGATAGTTGTGGTGAAAGAGTCCCAAAGCAGTTGAGGGAATCTGAGGATGTAGAAGCTGTTTGATCGATCATAAAAGGTGCAAATATCCTCTAACAAGCTCAGGAAGCCGAGCCTCCAAAATCAAGCACCAGATGAGATGGAAACAAAGACaatgaaatagaaatagagGCGCTTTTCAACAACACGACCAATCACGTGATATTTTAGACCCAAAATTGGTTTCTGCAGAAATTACACTGTGTCCTttagaggagacagacagcagagatcAGGACGACCAGCTCCTGTCTGTCGTCTCCTTACCTGCTGGAGGGATTTCTGATTCAGCGTTCAGCCATTCCCTTTCCTCTGTGgtgaggaaagacagagactcAGTGCTGGGCGgggggggcgaggaggaggagggcgaggcCACAGCGGCCGCTGCCTTCGAGCTGTGCTTCCTCCGCTGGCTGCGACCAGCAGGACTGGCCTCTACTGTGGAGCCTGTCACAGTAAAAAcaacctcctccacttcctcctctgaCACTGGCGCTGCTGCAAGGTAGGAGGACGATgacgaggatgaggatgaagaggacgaggaagatgaagaggaggatgaacaGGACGGGGTTGGCAGTGGGGCCTCCAGCCAGCTGTCCAGAGGAAAGACTCTCAGAGACGACGCTGGAACAAAGCCGCCGCTCTGCCCTTCCCTCGCTCCCACCAGCCTCCTGCGTTTGGATCTACGTAGAAAACCGGGATCAATACTAGGGGAATGTTCTGGTTGGACTGGCGGGCTGAGGACTCccatctgaagtaaaaaaacaaaaacacaagtcaACCATTACCAGCCGCTGCCACAATTACAGtataattacctccgccaaggaggttatgttttcggtgccatttgtttgtttgtctgttagcaggattacggaaaaactactggcccgattttcatgaaactttgtggaagggtgtagcatgggccgaggaagaacccattaaattttggagcggatccggatccgactcacgaacaagcaataatagcacgaaccttggcggaggtctgcgctctccgagtgcccttctagttagggatgggatgattatgatgatgggatgatatgcttatctcacgatacgattcaatacgtgaTATGGGATTCAATAcgaccacgatacaatgtaataaataaaagttcaatgacaacaaagtctgactgtgcagaattatgtttatttctgagccacagatctttccagcgatggcattggctgctagaatgtaaacaacaatttaaaaatgtcattacgaAGTGACaacaatataatttggatggaaagcttgtgaaactgtgatggtcaagcgtctcatttgtgattactacagcaactaatattgcgattcatttttctgccccacaatacgaattgtcacatttttgtattgcgatatattgaatttcaatatattgtcccatccctattaatAACAGTGAGAATATGTAGACTAGAATCTGTCATTACAACTCACAGGTCTGAAGTGTTCCTCTGTGATACCAGCCGGTCTCCTCCGCTTGCCATGCTGTGGGCTGGACCAAGAAAAGACAGTAACACAGATGTTAAGTGGCTGCTTGGACAAAAAGACAACCTGGAGTTACACTGGCTGTCATGAGCCGTGTTACCTGGGGGTTTCTGGGACGATGACCGAGCTGAGGTCGTGGTAGAGGAAGTCGGTGGGGCCGAGGAGACGAGCCTGGTTCAGACCTCCAGGACTGTCTGGCTCTGACGAACACGGACTCTCCGCTAGCTTTTCATCCATGGCCTCGAACACTGGCTCGGCATCTGGTGTCTGACTGTAATCACCTTTAATCCAG
Coding sequences within:
- the LOC139912348 gene encoding uncharacterized protein LOC139912348 yields the protein MDEKLAESPCSSEPDSPGGLNQARLLGPTDFLYHDLSSVIVPETPSPQHGKRRRPAGITEEHFRPMGVLSPPVQPEHSPSIDPGFLRRSKRRRLVGAREGQSGGFVPASSLRVFPLDSWLEAPLPTPSCSSSSSSSSSSSSSSSSSSSYLAAAPVSEEEVEEVVFTVTGSTVEASPAGRSQRRKHSSKAAAAVASPSSSSPPPPSTESLSFLTTEEREWLNAESEIPPADPPVEIFISDDEEAVVRSAQMEEDAAMARSLQEQFDREESESRSRPQHQPHHHHLHHLHHHRYNPYMEPSWAPDWLAAVSPLVGFEDDVFGRRRRRGGGRRRNAMPDLSENLQGNDYEALLEFEERQGAVVNKKAMSKREIQRFPTKTYQSAHSAGNNQCQICFCDYTDGEKLRILPCFHDYHVQCIDRWLKDNSTCPICRANMADSGSL